Part of the Pedobacter roseus genome is shown below.
AACATTATACATCAGCAATGAAATTTATATTCCGAAACTTCCTCTTATTATCGTTTACCCTTTTTACGCTATCATCATGTGCACAGCGTGAAAAACAGACCTACAATCCAGATCTAACGATCAAAAAAAACCTTTCCGATATCGAATTATTGGATCTGGTTCAAAAACAGACCTTCCAATATTTTTGGGATGGTGCCGAACCAACTTCTGGCGCAGGCAGGGAGCGTTTCCATGTAGATAACGTTTATCCGGAAAATGATAAAAACACAGTAGCTACAGGTGCAACAGGTTTTGGTTTAATGGCCATTTTGAGTGGGATTGACAGGAATTATGTATCCAAAAAAGAAGGATTAGATCGTTTAAACAAAATATTGGATTTCCTATCCAAAGCCGATCGTTTTCATGGCGCATGGTCGCACTGGATAAATGGCGAAACAGGAAAAGTACGCCCATTTGGACAAAAAGATAATGGAGGTGATTTAGTTGAAACCTCATTCGTTGCTCAGGCTTTAATCTGCATCAACGAGTATTATAAAAATGGTTCTGAACCCGAAAAAGCTTTGGCAAAAAAAGCCGATGACCTTTGGAAGGGTATCGATTTTAACTGGTTCCGCAACGGACAAAATGTATTGTACTGGCATTGGTCGCCGGAGTACAACTGGGAAATGAACTTTCCGGTAAAAGGCTATAACGAATGTTTAATTATGTATGTAATGGCAGCTTCCTCCCCTACTCATACCATACCAGCCGAAGTTTACCACGAAGGTTGGGCAAGAGGAGGAGCAATTAAAGCAGATTTCGATCTTTATGGACATCATATTCCATTAGATTATCAAGGTGCAAAAAATTCTGTGGGTCCATTATTTTGGGCACATTATTCATATTTAGGTTTAAATCCTAAGGGATTGAAAGACCGATATGCAAATTATTGGGAAAACAATGTAAACCAAACTTTGGCCATACACGATTATTGTGTAGCCAATCCTAAAAAATTTAAAGGTTATGGCGAAAATAGCTGGGGTTTAACCGCGAGTTACTCGGTAAAAGGTTATGCTGCCCATAGCCTGCAGGAAGATTACGGCGTTATTTCTCCCACTGCAGCCATATCATCTATCCCTTACACGCCAAAAGAATCGATGAAGGTAATCAGACACCTTTATGAAGATTTGGGTGATAAAGTTTGGGGTAAATACGGTTTTTATGATGCCTTTTCTGAAACCGATAACTGGTATCCGAAAAGGTATTTAGGCATCGATCAGGGACCAATGGTAGTGATGATCGAAAACTACAGATCAGGCCTGCTTTGGAAATTATTTATGGGAAATAAAGATGTTCAAAACGGATTAAAGAAACTGGATTTTCAGTTTCAGCCCTAGTATTAGTTGCATATAAATGTTTAGCCATCATATATTTCAAATTAAATCTACAGAACCATGAAAAGAATAATTTTAGTATTAACAGCAATGATAGGATTTGTGACCTTAAATTCGGGCTTCACTGCCATACCGGGCACTAAACATAAAAGCATAAAAACAAAATTTGCAACCGTAAATGTAACCGCAACAAATTCCACCAGTGATGGCGTATATGTAAGGCTAGAAAACAATACCAGTGGTGGTGCTTATGTTTTCTTTATCCAGCCTAATTCTCCAAACGGAACAATTATAGGGCAGATACCAGAAAATGGAGACAGTTACACTGTAAAATTAACTTCAACAGGCGGCGCACATGATATGTGGGTTTACTGGGAACACCAATCACATGTTACCGGATTAAGCGTCAGCGGAATGTCGATAGGCTGTTCCAGTTGTGCCAGAATAAACATTTTTAATTAACCCTTACGAATAATGGCTAAACATTTATTCAAAATATTTTTAATTACAGCCCTTTTTTGTGGTAGTTATGCTGTTTATGCGCAGCAAAAAACCTATTGCAACCCCATCAATATAGATTATGGTTATACGCCTTTCGAATCTTTTACCGAATGGGGTAAACACCGTGCCACAGCCGATCCGGTAATTGTAAATTATAAAGGTGATTTTTACCTTTTCAGCACCAACCAATGGGGTTACTGGCACAGTGCCGATATGCTGAACTGGAAGTTCCACGAAAAGAAATTTCTTCGTCCCTGGAATAAAACCAAAGATGAACTTTGTGCACCTGGAGTAGGCATCGTTGGCGATACCATGGTGGTTTTCGGGAGTACCTATACTAAAAACTTCACTTTGTGGGGAAGTACCGATCCTAAAGGCAACAAATGGTTTCCATTGGTCGATTCTTTAGAAATTGGTGGCTGGGATCCTGCATTTTTTACTGATGACGATGGCAAGTTTTACATGTACAATGGAAGCAGCAACAATTACCCGATGTATGGCGTAGAATTAGACCGCAAAACTTTTCAGCCAAAAGGTACCCGTATGCCAATGTACCTGCTCCAAAGCTGGAGATATGGCTGGCAGCGTTTTGGCGAATATATGGACGATACTTTCCTCGATCCTTTTGCAGAAGGTGCCTGGATGACCAAACACAATGGCAAATATTATTTCCAGTATGGCGCACCGGGAACTGAATTTAGTGGTTATTCCGACGGCGTGGTAGTTGGTACCAAACCTTTGTTCTATGATACGCCTACAACTCCGCAGTCTGATCCTTTGAGTTATAAAGGCGGTGGATTTTCACGGGGTGCAGGTCATGGTGCAACCTTTCAGGATAACAGCAAAAATTACTGGCATGTTTCTACCAGCATTATCTGCGTAAAAAATACATGGGAACGTAGAATTGGTATCTGGCAAACTGGTTTCGATAAAGACGATGTCATGTGGACCAATACCGCCTTTGGCGATTATCCGCTTTATTTACCATCCGAAAGAAAAGAAGGTGGGCCTGCCGGACCAGGCTGGATGCTTATTAATTATAAAAAACCGGTAACCGTTTCCTCTACTTTAGGAAGCTTTAATGCCAATAATGCCGTTGATGAAAGTATTAAAACCTATTGGAGCGCAAAAACAGCTAATAATGGTGAATGGATCCAGACTGATCTGGGTAGCCTTGCAACCGTTAATGCCATACAGCTCAACTATGCTGATCAGGATGCTGAATTCTTAGGAAAACAGACGGGAATTTACCACCAATATAAAATCCTTTCCTCAACAGATGGGAAAAAATGGACTACTCTGATTGATAAAAGCCAAAACAAAACGGATGTTC
Proteins encoded:
- a CDS encoding glucoamylase family protein yields the protein MKFIFRNFLLLSFTLFTLSSCAQREKQTYNPDLTIKKNLSDIELLDLVQKQTFQYFWDGAEPTSGAGRERFHVDNVYPENDKNTVATGATGFGLMAILSGIDRNYVSKKEGLDRLNKILDFLSKADRFHGAWSHWINGETGKVRPFGQKDNGGDLVETSFVAQALICINEYYKNGSEPEKALAKKADDLWKGIDFNWFRNGQNVLYWHWSPEYNWEMNFPVKGYNECLIMYVMAASSPTHTIPAEVYHEGWARGGAIKADFDLYGHHIPLDYQGAKNSVGPLFWAHYSYLGLNPKGLKDRYANYWENNVNQTLAIHDYCVANPKKFKGYGENSWGLTASYSVKGYAAHSLQEDYGVISPTAAISSIPYTPKESMKVIRHLYEDLGDKVWGKYGFYDAFSETDNWYPKRYLGIDQGPMVVMIENYRSGLLWKLFMGNKDVQNGLKKLDFQFQP
- a CDS encoding discoidin domain-containing protein, with the translated sequence MAKHLFKIFLITALFCGSYAVYAQQKTYCNPINIDYGYTPFESFTEWGKHRATADPVIVNYKGDFYLFSTNQWGYWHSADMLNWKFHEKKFLRPWNKTKDELCAPGVGIVGDTMVVFGSTYTKNFTLWGSTDPKGNKWFPLVDSLEIGGWDPAFFTDDDGKFYMYNGSSNNYPMYGVELDRKTFQPKGTRMPMYLLQSWRYGWQRFGEYMDDTFLDPFAEGAWMTKHNGKYYFQYGAPGTEFSGYSDGVVVGTKPLFYDTPTTPQSDPLSYKGGGFSRGAGHGATFQDNSKNYWHVSTSIICVKNTWERRIGIWQTGFDKDDVMWTNTAFGDYPLYLPSERKEGGPAGPGWMLINYKKPVTVSSTLGSFNANNAVDESIKTYWSAKTANNGEWIQTDLGSLATVNAIQLNYADQDAEFLGKQTGIYHQYKILSSTDGKKWTTLIDKSQNKTDVPHDYIELQKPIKTRFIKLVNIHMPTGKFAISGLRVFGNGNGEKPTKVKNLIVLRTEKDKRSAYIKWEPVDNAFAYNLYYGTAPDKLYNCIMIHDFNEYWFKAMDSQKAYYFSIEAINENGVSVKTEVKKVD